The Nicotiana tabacum cultivar K326 chromosome 14, ASM71507v2, whole genome shotgun sequence genome contains a region encoding:
- the LOC142169104 gene encoding uncharacterized protein LOC142169104 codes for MGKVTMIQHRTSFNYCTVYGKHTIQDRKSLWEELRMTVHGINNPYLIMGDFNTILTSEDRINGNHVQEIEIRDFKNFLIDAGLDELKTVGRKYTWSNNHVHSRIDRILANAEWIQQWPHMEGIIMNSGFSDHCPLSVGFDITNQAGMRPFKFLNCLASLSEFDATVKQIWRSNKRGPAML; via the coding sequence ATGGGGAAGGTAACTATGATTCAGCATAGAACCAGTTTTAATTACTGTACAGTCTATGGTAAACACACAATTCAAGATAGAAAAAGCTTATGGGAGGAATTGAGGATGACAGTGCATGGAATAAACAATCCTTATCTCATAATGGGTGACTTCAATACTATCCTGACTAGTGAGGATAGGATTAATGGCAACCATGTGCAAGAGATTGAGATAAGGGATTTCAAGAATTTCCTAATAGATGCAGGATTAGATGAGCTGAAAACTGTGGGAAGAAAATACACATGGTCTAATAACCATGTCCATAGTAGGATTGATAGAATCCTTGCAAATGCAGAATGGATACAACAATGGCCTCACATGGAGGGAATCATTATGAATTCAGGTTTTTCTGATCATTGTCCTCTCAGTGTGGGGTTTGACATCACTAACCAAGCAGGCATGAGACCTTTCAAATTTCTCAACTGCTTGGCAAGCCTAAGTGAGTTTGATGCAACTGTAAAGCAAATATGGAGGAGCAACAAAAGAGGACCTGCCATGCTGTAG
- the LOC107774128 gene encoding uncharacterized protein LOC107774128 → MWDKLEVTYEGTNKVKETRINLLVWDYELFQMKDGESVEDMFSRFSKILGDLKYFGKPIKSGEHVRKILRSLPAIWQPKVIALECQDLDKISYDELRGDLIAFEKNHLDRKIQEKKKIVAFKATVVEPENEEEEEGGEQDENIAMLSQVVTSMMRKNRNSRREKPNFRKGRIRNEANKNDGRCYKCGKFGHIQADCPELKNKLGTNMQKKKSFGAWSDEEESDHEEIANIYFMAMNENEYSGELGLMADNNDEEDDSRELGLMADKGTNIERVVNELRRIKREKKDWALKLEVCEIERDILQDEVNELQLQLNGLQKSTSHSSVKSNQTVHHKQKIPAYSFCGKNGHSTNQCMNKIRAERGSVTKLDGGTITFGDKSEGNVIGVGKVSLSSTCDIDEVYMVDELGYNLLSISQLCDNDYEVHFKKHGWFREYELGKIILSGNRDRNVYTISNLENLGDQICLTSMIDDPWVWHRKLGHASMYTVQKLFKHDLVIGLPKLDFLKDHICDACQLGKQTRSSFKVKNIVFTSKPLQLLHMDLFGPTRTASIGGRKYAFVIVDDFSRFTWVMFLSHKDDAFKSFEVFCKKVQREKGYYISTIRSDHGGEFKSRASENFCNNQGISHNFSSPRSPQQNGVVERKNRTL, encoded by the exons ATGTGGGACAAACTGGAGGTTACTTACGAAGGAACCAACAAAGTGAAAGAAACTAGGATAAATCTTCTGGTTTGGGACTACGAGTTATTCCAAATGAAGGATGGAGAATCAGTGGAAGACATGTTCTCCAGATTTAGCAAAATTCTTGGAGATCTGAAATATTTTGGTAAACCTATCAAGAGTGGTGAACATGTTAGAAAGATTCTCAGGAGCTTACCCGCCATTTGGCAGCCAAAAGTTATCGCCTTGGAATGTCAAGATCTAGACAAAATTTCCTACGATGAACTCAGAGGTGATCTAATtgcttttgagaaaaatcacttGGATAGAAAAAttcaagagaagaagaaaattgtTGCTTTTAAGGCAACTGTGGTTGAACCAGAaaatgaagaggaagaagaaggaggagaacaaGACGAAAACATTGCCATGCTCTCTCAAGTTGTAACAAGCATGATGAGGAAAAACAGGAATAGCAGAAGAGAGAAGCCTAACTTCAGGAAAGGAAGGATAAGAAATGAAGCTAATAAAAATGATGGAAGGTGCTACAAATGTGGAAAGTTTGGTCACATTCAAGCTGATTGTCCTGAACTAAAAAATAAACTCGGCACAAACATGCAAAAGAAGAAATCCTTCGGAGCATGGAGTGATGAAGAAGAGTCTGATCATGAGGAAATTGCTAACATATATTTCATGGCTATGAATGAAAATGAATATTCAGGAGAACTTGGACTAATGGCAGACAACAATGATGAGGAAGACGACTCAAGAGAACTTGGTCTCATGGCGGACAAAGGAACTA ATATAGAAAGAGTCGTGAATGAACTTAGAAGAatcaagagagaaaagaaagactggGCCTTGAAACTAGAAGTATGTGAGATTGAGCGTGATATCCTACAAGATGAAGTAaatgaacttcaacttcaattgaATGGATTGCAAAAATCCACGAGTCACAGCTCAGTCAAATCAAATCAGACTGTTCATCACAAACAGAAAATTCCTGCCTATTCCTTTTGTGGTAAAAACGGCCATAGTACTAACCAATGCATGAACAAAATTAGAGCAGAAAGAGGCTCTG TCACCAAACTAGATGGAGGAACAATTACTTTTGGAGACAAATCCGAAGGAAATGTAATTGGTGTTGGAAAAGTTTCTCTAAGCTCAACATGTGATATAGATGAAGTCTACATGGTTGATGAACTTGGCTATAATCTTCTCAGCATTAGTCAACTATGTGACAACGACTATGAGGTTCATTTTAAGAAACATGGTTGGTTTAGAGAATATGAATTAGGTAAAATCATTCTTTCAGGTAACAGAGACAGAAATGTCTATACTATCAGTAACTTAGAAAATCTTGGGGATCAAATTTGTCTTACTTCCATGATTGATGATCCCTGGGTTTGGCATAGAAAACTTGGTCATGCCAGCATGTATACTGTTCAAAAACTTTTTAAACATGATCTTGTAATTggacttccaaaactagattttttAAAAGATCATATTTGTGATGCATGTCAACTAGGAAAACAAACTCGTTCTTCTTTCAAAGTTAAAAACATTGTTTTCACCTCCAAACCTCTTCAATTATTGCATATGGATTTATTTGGTcctactagaactgctagcaTAGGTGGTAGGAAATATGCATTTGTCATTGTAGATGATTTCTCTAGATTTACCTGGGTTATGTTTCTAAGTCACAAAGATGATGCTTTTAAGAGTTTTGAAGTTTTCTGTAAGAAGGTTCAACGAGAAAAAGGATACTACATCTCTACTATCAGgagtgatcatggaggagaatttaAAAGCAGAGCTTCTGAAAATTTTTGCAACAATCAAGGAATCTCTCACAACTTCTCTTCACCAAGATCACCgcagcaaaatggagtagtagagCGTAAAAATAGAACTTTATAG
- the LOC107774114 gene encoding protein LAZY 1-like, protein MKLLGWMHRKAKQNSNESAKNIILGNSATSFSAGTLFEEQEYYGEANYSFTISKQPACKEVKSTETELALEEELFHGFLSIGTLGSETIKSDPPTPTLPMHLEHVIHGEVKLDIKDNELKLINDELEKFLEAEVAHESSERSSHASIITLSGGKQLIEEAELPETYDNSVEFPLQKYLFGSSVELSETEVEGKKPKGELLIKRNNIAGEHHIGKDGKEKKQTKGRHAMHFMKKMLKNLHSKSKSCTDPSSGDVNEPVSSKRKLPQVLKMLKRKVHPAEGLTDKNKPLKDEIRNIFCEAGKLGANGEPNKMFSNASVPTKILHASEVYPSDMEYDVSAVNREHWIKTDADYLVLEL, encoded by the exons ATGAAG CTACTAGGTTGGATGCACCGTAAAGCAAAGCAAAACAGCAATGAGTCCGCGAAGAATATCATACTAG GAAACTCTGCTACTTCCTTCTCAGCTGGCACATTATTTGAAGAGCAAGAATACTATGGAGAAGCAAACTACAGCTTCACAATCTCAAAGCAACCTGCTTGCAAGGAAGTTAAAAGCACCGAAACAGAATTGGCTTTGGAAGAAGAACTTTTCCATGGTTTTCTTTCAATCGGTACTCTTGGTTCTGAAACAATAAAAAGTGACCCTCCAACTCCTACACTTCCTATGCATCTTGAGCATGTAATTCATGGTGAAGTAAAGCTAGACATAAAAGACAATGAATTGAAGCTTATAAATGATGAGCTAGAGAAGTTTCTAGAAGCTGAAGTTGCTCATGAATCATCAGAGAGAAGCAGCCATGCAAGCATTATTACACTCAGTGGCGGAAAACAATTAATTGAGGAGGCTGAATTACCAGAAACTTACGATAATTCTGTCGAATTCCCACTCCAGAAATATCTATTTGGCTCATCAGTTGAACTTTCAGAGACAGAAGTCGAGGGAAAGAAACCAAAAGGAGAGCTCCTTATTAAGAGGAACAACATAGCGGGAGAGCATCATATAGGAAAAGATGGAAAAGAGAAGAAACAAACCAAGGGAAGACATGCAATGCATTTTATGAAGAAAATGCTGAAGAATCTCCACTCCAAGTCAAAGAGCTGTACAGATCCTTCTTCTGGAGATGTCAATGAACCTGTCTCAAGTAAGAGGAAACTCCCTCAG GTCCTAAAAATGTTAAAAAGGAAAGTTCATCCAGCTGAGGGATTAACAGATAAGAACAAGCCACTAAAGGATGAGATCAGAAACATTTTCTGCGAAGCTGGTAAACTGGGAGCAAATGGTGAACCGAACAAGATGTTTTCTAACGCTTCTGTTCCCACTAAGATATtacatgcttcggaagtatatccAAGTGACATGGAATATGATGTGTCAGCAGTGAACAGGGAGCATTGGATTAAAACAGATGCTGACT ATTTGGTGCTGGAGCTCTAG